In one window of Streptomyces sp. NBC_01224 DNA:
- a CDS encoding SCO2195 family GlnR-regulated protein: protein MQAVPVRATAIPSVTDALRAVESLLLSSGQRTARRNAWTAVLEDRRRAKDRVEAEYVLEAAADHRS, encoded by the coding sequence ATGCAGGCCGTGCCGGTACGCGCCACCGCCATCCCTTCCGTCACCGATGCTCTCCGTGCCGTCGAGTCGCTGCTGCTGAGCAGCGGCCAGCGCACCGCCCGCCGCAACGCCTGGACAGCCGTCCTGGAGGACCGGCGCCGGGCCAAGGACCGGGTCGAGGCCGAGTACGTACTGGAGGCCGCGGCCGACCACCGTTCCTGA